CCCATTCTGACGGAGCTTGCTGTGAAAAAAACACCAATTCCAGAGAGTCTGGAGAAGCTCTTGCTGTTAGAGGAGTTTTCGGCCAAAAAAGAGAAGTGGGCGGACTGTGTGCAACTGGACTATTCCATTCACGAGGAGCTGTTTACTCTGGCCAATCACCAGGAGATCTGGAATCTGATTCGTCCAGAGCTACCTCATTATACCAGAATCCGCTTTTTTGAGTCTAACCACACGGAGTTCAAGGGCGATCCGCCCCGAACTCTGGTCGAGCATCAACACATCATTTCCTGTATCGCCAACGGGGATGTCAACGGTCTTCACGAGGCGTTGGATTCTCACTATCATCATATTGTAAAGCCCAACGACAAGTACAAAACTGTGAATATCCAAAGCTACCAGTATGAGCGCATCTTGCAGTATCCGGATTATTTTATCAATTTGGATATGTTGAACAGCACCTGAAAAACGCATCGGCCCCGCAGAAGA
This genomic window from Pusillibacter faecalis contains:
- a CDS encoding GntR family transcriptional regulator: MRNTTRIVNRDLVYNDILDKIQYCEWTPGMPISEAMLSELFQVSRTPVREALFLLSQNGFVDIQPQVGSFVSKIDIKRIREIQYLRYYVETPILTELAVKKTPIPESLEKLLLLEEFSAKKEKWADCVQLDYSIHEELFTLANHQEIWNLIRPELPHYTRIRFFESNHTEFKGDPPRTLVEHQHIISCIANGDVNGLHEALDSHYHHIVKPNDKYKTVNIQSYQYERILQYPDYFINLDMLNST